The Chryseobacterium indicum genome includes a window with the following:
- a CDS encoding Abi-alpha family protein translates to MTGLELLTGKKVMEKAAETTEGLIKGLFGSAFHETGEMIADQVRLRRFKNQIKIFEKAKAFLSEKTDFQKINLKVLAPLIEFSSYEEDENLQEMWAKLIKNILCKPFPIVLQQNAISVLNKISNDEARILNYVYNVVEQKRVNRAKSDNRMPRLDLFLNSENGNNNKKNSKDYKIDWFSISLKSISSDLKIDQENLETLISNLVALGTLKYKTEVEVTNAEKSSEDPDDKELDIELDVRDYNYIKITKLGFVFVELCEK, encoded by the coding sequence ATGACAGGACTTGAATTACTTACTGGCAAAAAGGTTATGGAAAAAGCTGCTGAAACCACGGAGGGGCTTATTAAAGGATTGTTTGGAAGTGCATTTCATGAAACTGGAGAGATGATCGCAGACCAAGTAAGATTAAGGAGGTTTAAAAATCAAATTAAGATATTTGAAAAAGCAAAAGCATTTTTATCAGAAAAAACAGATTTCCAAAAGATAAATTTAAAAGTACTAGCTCCTTTGATTGAATTTTCTTCTTATGAAGAGGATGAAAATTTACAAGAAATGTGGGCAAAATTGATTAAAAATATATTATGTAAACCATTTCCAATTGTCTTGCAGCAAAATGCTATTTCTGTTTTAAACAAGATTTCTAATGACGAAGCCAGAATTCTTAATTATGTTTACAATGTTGTTGAACAGAAAAGAGTTAATAGAGCTAAAAGCGATAATAGAATGCCAAGACTTGATCTTTTTTTGAATTCTGAAAATGGTAATAATAATAAAAAGAATTCAAAAGATTATAAAATTGATTGGTTCAGTATAAGCTTAAAATCAATATCAAGTGATCTAAAAATAGATCAGGAAAATTTGGAAACTCTTATATCTAACTTAGTAGCATTAGGAACGTTAAAATATAAAACAGAAGTTGAAGTTACAAATGCTGAGAAATCATCTGAAGATCCAGATGATAAAGAATTAGATATAGAACTTGATGTTAGAGATTATAATTACATTAAAATAACAAAACTGGGATTTGTATTTGTTGAGTTGTGTGAAAAATAA
- a CDS encoding helix-turn-helix transcriptional regulator, whose amino-acid sequence MQEYSNEEIDALGLQIGCIIRVERLRKKLSQENLGLLIGSNKTTIGRLERYEHSTSWKILYRVSQSLSINYNELFILKPLDFILSIIKESFDLEEKLTTEKELFYKNLEIEARKIFGRI is encoded by the coding sequence ATGCAAGAATATAGTAATGAAGAAATTGACGCACTAGGTTTACAGATAGGTTGTATAATCAGAGTAGAAAGACTTAGAAAAAAATTATCACAAGAAAATCTTGGACTTTTAATTGGATCTAATAAAACAACAATAGGTCGATTAGAAAGGTATGAGCATTCTACAAGTTGGAAAATTCTATATAGAGTAAGCCAATCATTAAGCATTAATTATAATGAATTGTTCATCCTTAAACCATTAGATTTTATATTATCCATAATTAAAGAATCTTTTGATCTAGAAGAAAAGCTTACGACTGAAAAAGAATTGTTTTATAAGAACTTAGAAATTGAGGCGAGAAAAATTTTTGGTAGAATTTAG
- a CDS encoding IS5 family transposase, with amino-acid sequence MLGKNPEKKPELFRPMLVDFIDHEHELVLLSEKIDWNYFEKEFSPLYSKVGNPSHPIRFMVGCLLLKHLYNLGDETLEKAWIMNPYMQHFCGRVFFEHEFPCDPSNFVHFRKRIGEKGIEKIFAYSVRMHDAKTNTSNFVLSDTTVQENNTSFPTDAKLCKKVIDYCNKIAGNEGIKQRQRYTKVSKQMVRNTYNGKHPKRAKAARKSQRQLKTIAMRLIRELQRNFNAEQQEFYKDLMTLYTKVVTQKRNDADKIYSIHKPFTRCIAKGKAHSQYEFGNKVGLITTANKGKKIILGIKAFLQTPYDGHTIEPLLEQMETGGQKLPKELVYDRGGRGKSEIKGVKISIPSTPRKKDTAYQKQTKRKKFRTRAAIEPIIGHLKTDFRLAKNYFMGETGPQINALLAATAWNMKKMMELLKQKIIFLFYKIQIMLFSNPVFKNKLNSGFC; translated from the coding sequence ATGTTGGGGAAAAATCCAGAAAAGAAGCCAGAATTATTCCGCCCAATGTTGGTGGATTTTATTGACCACGAGCATGAACTTGTTCTACTTTCAGAAAAAATAGATTGGAATTATTTTGAGAAAGAATTTTCGCCCTTGTATTCCAAAGTGGGCAATCCGAGCCATCCGATTCGGTTTATGGTGGGTTGTTTGCTACTGAAACATTTGTATAATTTGGGCGATGAGACGTTGGAAAAAGCCTGGATCATGAATCCTTATATGCAGCATTTTTGTGGCAGGGTTTTCTTTGAACACGAATTTCCTTGTGACCCGAGTAATTTTGTTCATTTCCGAAAAAGAATTGGCGAAAAAGGTATCGAAAAAATCTTTGCCTACAGCGTAAGAATGCACGATGCCAAGACGAACACCTCAAATTTTGTTTTGTCCGATACTACCGTTCAGGAGAATAATACCTCTTTTCCTACCGATGCAAAATTGTGCAAAAAAGTGATTGATTATTGCAACAAAATAGCCGGAAATGAAGGCATAAAACAAAGACAACGCTACACAAAAGTCAGCAAACAAATGGTGCGCAACACCTACAACGGAAAACATCCCAAGCGGGCAAAAGCGGCAAGGAAATCTCAAAGACAGCTCAAAACCATCGCCATGAGACTGATTCGTGAATTGCAACGGAATTTTAATGCAGAACAGCAAGAATTTTATAAAGATTTAATGACATTGTACACCAAGGTTGTCACACAAAAAAGAAACGATGCCGATAAAATTTACAGCATTCACAAGCCTTTTACCCGATGTATTGCCAAAGGAAAAGCGCATAGCCAGTATGAATTTGGGAATAAGGTAGGTTTGATAACCACCGCCAACAAAGGCAAGAAAATTATTCTCGGGATTAAAGCATTTTTGCAAACTCCTTACGATGGTCACACCATAGAACCACTTTTGGAACAGATGGAAACCGGTGGTCAAAAGCTCCCAAAAGAACTCGTTTACGATAGAGGTGGCAGAGGAAAATCAGAAATAAAGGGCGTGAAAATCTCCATCCCAAGCACTCCAAGAAAAAAAGACACTGCTTATCAAAAGCAGACAAAGCGCAAAAAATTTAGAACCAGAGCGGCAATAGAACCTATCATCGGACATTTAAAAACCGATTTTAGGCTGGCAAAAAATTACTTCATGGGAGAAACGGGACCACAAATCAATGCATTACTAGCTGCAACCGCTTGGAACATGAAGAAAATGATGGAACTACTGAAACAGAAAATTATTTTCTTATTTTATAAGATACAAATTATGCTGTTTTCTAATCCTGTTTTTAAAAATAAATTAAATAGTGGGTTTTGTTAA